Proteins encoded by one window of Gordonia jinghuaiqii:
- the mbtM gene encoding long-chain-fatty acid--ACP ligase MbtM, with protein MPQNSVILEESGSTNALAAMVREAMLAGDTSLSVLDSDTGEWVTAPWREVHLRAEQVAVQLLADSERHEPLALGLIGDPTVDLIASIQGAWLAGVPVSILPGPIRGADEERWAQNTYTRFVSIGVGTVLGSGSQLDLLTKVDGQLKIARAGEYGLSADTAGFVARNVNGNTVAVLQGTAGSTGEPKTAVLPASAVYSNAIELVSRLGLHRTRDTGFSWLPLYHDMGLMFLLAGMTTGISTYIVPNTAFAAAPFKWMQWLTETETTVTAAPNFAYDILGRYGKLLRDIDLSRLRVAISGGEPIDADAFDKFLEATAPFGFDPSAAAPAYGMAESACAVTMPAVGEGAHYDEVTLTPPGGGEPIRRRYAILGKPLGGMQIRIVEPNVDVPVIDGRAVGHVEIRGASMMRGYLGDTDLAPGEWFSTGDLGYLVDDRLVICGRAKEVIIVAGRNLFPIEIERAAAEVAGVRRGGVVAMARGEGSARPGLVILAEYKGADQDKARAEVISEVASACGIMPAEVIFVAPDSVPRTTSGKIRRLETRQMVENGEFK; from the coding sequence ATGCCGCAGAACAGCGTGATCCTGGAAGAGTCGGGCTCCACCAATGCCCTGGCGGCGATGGTGCGCGAGGCCATGCTCGCGGGGGACACCAGTCTTTCCGTGCTTGACTCGGACACCGGGGAATGGGTGACGGCCCCATGGCGTGAGGTGCACCTGCGCGCCGAGCAGGTCGCGGTCCAGCTTCTCGCCGACAGCGAGCGCCACGAGCCGTTGGCACTCGGTTTGATCGGCGACCCCACCGTGGACCTGATCGCCTCGATCCAGGGCGCATGGCTCGCCGGCGTACCCGTCAGCATCCTGCCCGGACCGATCCGCGGCGCCGACGAGGAGCGCTGGGCGCAGAACACCTACACCCGTTTCGTGTCCATCGGCGTCGGAACCGTGCTCGGCAGCGGGTCGCAACTGGATCTGTTGACGAAGGTCGACGGGCAGCTGAAGATCGCGCGGGCCGGCGAATACGGTCTCTCGGCCGACACCGCAGGCTTTGTGGCGCGAAATGTCAACGGCAACACCGTCGCCGTCCTGCAGGGGACCGCGGGGTCGACCGGTGAACCGAAGACCGCTGTGCTCCCCGCGTCCGCGGTGTATTCCAACGCCATCGAGCTCGTCAGTCGCCTCGGCCTCCACCGCACCCGCGACACCGGTTTCAGTTGGCTGCCGCTCTACCACGACATGGGGCTCATGTTCCTGCTCGCAGGTATGACGACGGGAATCTCGACCTACATCGTACCGAACACGGCTTTCGCGGCCGCGCCGTTCAAGTGGATGCAATGGCTCACCGAGACCGAGACGACGGTGACCGCGGCACCCAACTTCGCCTACGACATTCTCGGTCGTTACGGAAAGTTGTTGCGCGACATCGATCTGTCCCGCCTGCGAGTGGCGATCAGCGGTGGTGAGCCCATCGACGCCGATGCGTTCGACAAATTCCTCGAGGCCACGGCGCCGTTCGGATTCGACCCGTCGGCCGCCGCGCCCGCCTACGGCATGGCCGAATCCGCCTGCGCGGTCACGATGCCGGCCGTCGGTGAGGGTGCGCACTACGACGAGGTCACCCTCACCCCGCCCGGCGGTGGCGAGCCCATCCGGCGCCGCTATGCGATTCTGGGGAAGCCGTTGGGGGGCATGCAGATCCGGATCGTCGAGCCGAACGTCGACGTCCCGGTCATCGACGGCCGCGCCGTCGGGCACGTGGAAATTCGCGGGGCGTCGATGATGCGCGGCTACCTCGGCGACACCGATCTCGCACCGGGCGAATGGTTCTCGACAGGAGATCTCGGTTACCTGGTCGATGACCGGCTGGTCATCTGTGGGCGTGCCAAGGAAGTCATCATCGTCGCCGGACGCAACCTGTTCCCGATCGAGATCGAGCGAGCTGCCGCCGAGGTCGCGGGCGTCCGACGCGGCGGCGTCGTCGCGATGGCGCGCGGTGAGGGATCGGCGCGTCCCGGGTTGGTGATCCTCGCCGAGTACAAGGGTGCGGACCAGGACAAGGCCCGCGCCGAGGTCATCTCGGAGGTCGCGTCGGCGTGCGGGATCATGCCCGCCGAGGTGATCTTCGTGGCGCCCGACTCGGTCCCCCGCACCACGTCCGGCAAGATCCGCCGCCTCGAGACCCGCCAGATGGTCGAGAACGGCGAGTTCAAGTAG
- a CDS encoding siderophore-interacting protein — protein sequence MNPVSTKGRGWQGAVMKLMGADDYSFTVAATEPVTDHYVRLWFTGGGLLTAVAPHPTMWVRLWFADAGKLHQRGYTLVDPDPATDTFAVEFAIHDGTAARWAQQAQPGDTIAATLMGSKFAIPEPAPVGWLIAGDTASLPAVNSLLDAIGETSDAGATIWFEYQHESDKTLPLRAREQDTVHWISRERDGAALVDAVRSAAFDAHGHFGWVALDSVSTRAVCGVFKTDYGLPKKSLKSQAYWIVGKSFA from the coding sequence ATGAATCCGGTCTCGACCAAGGGGCGCGGCTGGCAGGGCGCGGTCATGAAACTGATGGGCGCCGACGACTACTCCTTCACCGTGGCCGCCACCGAGCCGGTGACCGATCACTATGTGCGGCTGTGGTTCACCGGTGGGGGACTGCTCACCGCGGTCGCGCCGCATCCGACGATGTGGGTGCGGCTCTGGTTCGCCGACGCCGGCAAGCTGCACCAACGCGGCTACACACTCGTCGATCCCGACCCGGCGACCGACACGTTCGCCGTCGAGTTCGCGATCCACGACGGCACGGCCGCGCGGTGGGCGCAGCAGGCGCAACCCGGCGACACCATCGCCGCCACACTGATGGGCTCGAAGTTCGCGATACCCGAACCCGCACCGGTGGGTTGGCTGATCGCAGGAGACACTGCCTCGCTCCCGGCCGTCAACTCGTTGCTCGACGCCATCGGCGAGACATCGGATGCCGGCGCCACCATCTGGTTCGAGTATCAGCACGAGAGCGACAAGACCCTTCCGCTGCGCGCACGCGAACAGGACACCGTTCACTGGATCTCACGAGAACGTGACGGCGCGGCCCTCGTCGACGCGGTTCGTTCCGCGGCCTTCGACGCACATGGGCACTTCGGTTGGGTCGCATTGGATTCGGTGTCCACCCGGGCGGTGTGCGGAGTATTCAAAACTGACTACGGGTTGCCCAAGAAGTCGCTGAAATCGCAGGCCTACTGGATAGTCGGCAAGTCCTTCGCCTGA
- a CDS encoding HNH endonuclease, producing the protein MPDLSHLLDSLIELELPADDFTGRATFTELDILRLMRNALEHQIVVRAAELARLRVAERSHSTLPKLLIEMGFAPAVAARIVRIVDGLGRLPKVAGHAADGRLSAEIVDAVVRGMTHIEKRSPTERSDDEVSAFETELLTQALSGATPAEVLARAHTLGNIVADADGGIPAAEDRALNSVSHTLTDDGRVEIAADLTQVIGEKFIAMIDERSIPRPEPDGAEDRRSPEQRRADAFELILDHAVLGATIDTAGAPRTQLILTIPAEATDLGALPWTGTITDATARSLSCDGTLTEVIIDADTVPLQMGHEKRIFPPHLRKAVVIRDRCCIKCGAPPSHTQVHHLRHWADDGDTSLDNGCLLCQRCHTQVHHNGWDVVLGFDRHPWLIPPVDIDPQRRPLPAYNRRTMRLDDAA; encoded by the coding sequence ATGCCCGATCTCAGCCATCTTCTCGACTCGCTCATCGAGTTGGAATTGCCCGCGGACGACTTCACCGGTCGCGCGACGTTCACCGAACTCGACATCCTGCGCCTGATGCGCAACGCGCTCGAGCACCAGATCGTGGTGCGCGCAGCCGAACTCGCACGATTGCGCGTTGCCGAACGCAGCCACTCGACACTGCCGAAACTGTTGATCGAGATGGGATTCGCACCCGCGGTCGCTGCACGCATCGTGCGTATCGTCGACGGGCTGGGCCGGTTGCCGAAGGTTGCCGGTCACGCCGCCGATGGCCGCCTGTCTGCCGAGATCGTCGACGCCGTTGTACGCGGCATGACGCACATCGAGAAACGTTCCCCTACAGAGCGCTCCGACGACGAGGTGTCGGCTTTCGAGACCGAACTGCTCACCCAGGCGCTGTCTGGGGCCACGCCCGCCGAAGTGCTGGCGCGAGCACACACACTCGGCAACATTGTCGCCGACGCCGACGGCGGGATTCCTGCCGCCGAGGACCGCGCACTCAACAGCGTCTCTCATACCCTCACCGACGACGGCCGCGTGGAGATTGCCGCTGACCTCACCCAGGTCATCGGGGAGAAGTTCATCGCCATGATCGACGAACGTTCGATTCCTCGCCCCGAACCCGACGGCGCCGAGGATCGCCGCTCACCCGAACAACGACGCGCCGACGCTTTCGAACTGATCCTCGACCACGCCGTACTCGGTGCCACCATCGACACCGCCGGAGCACCACGCACCCAACTGATCCTGACCATTCCTGCCGAGGCAACCGACCTGGGTGCGTTGCCGTGGACCGGGACCATCACCGACGCCACCGCCCGCTCACTCTCCTGTGACGGAACGCTGACCGAAGTCATCATCGACGCCGACACCGTGCCACTGCAGATGGGGCATGAGAAACGGATCTTCCCGCCTCACCTGCGCAAGGCTGTCGTCATCCGGGACCGATGCTGCATCAAATGCGGTGCCCCACCGTCACATACCCAGGTACACCATCTGCGACATTGGGCCGACGACGGGGACACGTCCCTCGATAACGGATGTCTGCTCTGTCAGCGCTGCCACACCCAGGTCCACCACAACGGCTGGGACGTCGTCCTCGGATTCGACCGGCATCCGTGGCTCATCCCACCGGTCGACATCGACCCACAACGCCGACCACTGCCCGCCTACAACCGCCGCACCATGCGACTCGACGACGCCGCCTGA
- a CDS encoding non-ribosomal peptide synthetase yields MAMNSQTTDLDTPAHIRAEVAAALGLSPESIDPDQDLITQGLDSLRMMRLAGTWRKRGIDIDFARLAANPTINAWASLIGTSSAENGVAENPSSEAHTGAAQRSGSTQSTGVHADDIRAEVAAALGLSPESIDPHQDLIAQGLDSLRMMRLAGTWRKRGIDIDFARLAAAPSVTDWATLLGGGASTPPAEVPATSETADPAAPFPLAPMQHAYWIGRSNSHAFGNVAAHLYIEFDGRDIDPGRFSSAMTALLERHPMLRVRVLPDGTQQVGPAHPEAIAVHDLRSQSPEMVEQILAEKRAHGTHRTLPVDEGAVIRAELSLLPDGCTRVHLDVDMIAADAMSYRVLVDDFARLYRGERLPELGVTFATITADRTGREISDADLAWWRERIPHLPGAPELPLDERATRGEAEPHSVRLHHSVSASDWKRLEEHAHRRGVTPAAAVAAVFAEAVGTHSASPRFLLTVPLFDRPQIHPDVEQVVGDFTSSILIGVDLGERATLAERARQMRTSMHEAAAHGSMSGLDVLRELSRDRGEPVVSPIVFTSALGLGDLFSQQATDVLGDPSWIVSQGPQVLLDAQVTEVAGGLLLNWDVRASDLELNTARAMFDYYVLLLGLLVDGEWDVPAPDPLPAEVRAQRLSVESALPETDTFDGTLHGTVFARAAERADAPAVITDDRTWTHAELADEARRVAGALTASGVRAGDTVITHLPKGGDQVVAALGALAVGAAYVPIAPTQPAARRERIVTVATPAAVLTRDTSSWIGCEANVLDITAARGAAPADPVEVTGDALAYVLFTSGSTGLPKGVQVPHRAAVATITDLVDRYDLGADDRSLQVSSLEFDLSVFDIFGLLAVGGAVVVPGDDEQTKVDDWARLLTEHSVTALNCVPSILGMILDIAPLPSSLRMVIMGGDKVDVSLLDRVHAQLPDCRVAGLGGTTETAIHSTICESADVPAGMAFVPYGIPLRGVRCRVVDETGRDRPDLVPGELWIGGAGVADGYRGDPERTADRFVVHEGQKWYRTGDLARYLPGGFLDFLGRADHMVKVRGYRVELGEVEAGLLGLPEVAAAVAWSDGRDLRAAVVLADSVAADPVTDEAAVRSALAHTLPPHMVPRSVTVLDALPLTSNGKYDRKAIAALVDTSDDAADAVAPRNAVEEALVLIFGEVISARPIGVTDDFISLGGDSVQATRVVALTRRWLDAPGLSVADIFTHRTVAGLADRLVELDGPRATHVAQTLLDIMQLTDEQVDAEIARDQTQRTPASTAADITTAKAP; encoded by the coding sequence ATGGCCATGAATTCCCAGACCACGGACCTCGACACCCCGGCGCACATCCGCGCCGAGGTCGCCGCGGCCCTCGGCCTGTCGCCGGAGTCGATCGACCCCGACCAGGACCTCATCACCCAGGGACTCGACTCACTGCGCATGATGCGACTGGCCGGCACCTGGCGCAAACGGGGCATCGACATCGACTTCGCACGTCTCGCCGCCAACCCGACGATCAACGCCTGGGCCTCCCTGATCGGAACGTCATCCGCAGAGAACGGCGTCGCCGAGAACCCGAGCAGCGAGGCGCACACCGGTGCCGCGCAGCGCAGCGGCAGCACCCAGAGCACCGGTGTCCATGCCGACGACATCCGGGCGGAGGTCGCCGCGGCCCTCGGCCTCTCGCCGGAGTCGATCGACCCGCACCAGGACCTCATCGCCCAGGGGCTCGACTCGCTGCGCATGATGCGACTGGCCGGCACCTGGCGCAAACGGGGCATCGACATCGACTTCGCGCGTCTCGCCGCAGCGCCGAGCGTCACCGACTGGGCGACGCTGCTCGGCGGCGGCGCATCGACTCCCCCAGCCGAAGTACCCGCCACGTCTGAAACAGCCGATCCCGCAGCACCTTTCCCGCTGGCACCGATGCAGCACGCGTACTGGATCGGCCGGTCGAACAGCCACGCCTTCGGCAATGTCGCCGCCCACCTCTACATCGAGTTCGACGGCCGCGACATCGATCCCGGCCGATTCTCCTCGGCGATGACCGCACTGCTGGAACGCCACCCGATGCTCCGCGTGCGAGTACTGCCCGACGGCACCCAGCAGGTCGGGCCCGCACACCCGGAAGCCATTGCGGTACACGACCTCCGGTCGCAGTCCCCGGAGATGGTGGAGCAGATCCTGGCCGAGAAGCGCGCACACGGGACGCATCGCACCCTGCCGGTCGACGAGGGCGCCGTCATCCGGGCCGAGCTCAGCCTCCTCCCCGACGGGTGCACGCGTGTCCACCTCGACGTCGACATGATCGCGGCCGATGCCATGAGCTACCGGGTGCTCGTCGACGACTTCGCCCGCCTCTACCGCGGCGAGCGCCTCCCCGAGCTGGGGGTCACGTTCGCCACGATCACTGCCGACCGCACCGGCCGGGAGATCAGCGACGCCGACCTCGCCTGGTGGCGCGAACGCATCCCGCATCTGCCCGGTGCCCCCGAACTGCCCCTCGACGAGCGTGCCACGCGCGGCGAGGCCGAGCCGCACAGTGTGCGGCTACACCATTCGGTCTCCGCGTCGGACTGGAAGCGTCTCGAAGAGCACGCACATCGTCGCGGGGTAACGCCCGCGGCCGCGGTGGCCGCCGTCTTCGCCGAAGCCGTCGGCACCCATTCCGCGAGTCCACGCTTCCTGCTGACCGTCCCGTTGTTCGATCGGCCGCAGATCCACCCCGACGTCGAGCAGGTGGTCGGCGACTTCACCTCCTCGATCCTCATCGGCGTCGATCTCGGCGAGCGCGCCACCCTCGCCGAACGCGCCCGTCAGATGCGGACGTCGATGCACGAGGCCGCCGCCCACGGTTCGATGAGCGGCCTCGATGTGTTGCGCGAACTCAGCCGTGACCGTGGCGAACCGGTCGTCTCACCGATCGTGTTCACCAGCGCCCTCGGCCTCGGCGACCTGTTCTCGCAGCAGGCCACCGATGTCCTCGGCGACCCGTCGTGGATCGTCTCCCAGGGCCCCCAGGTACTGCTCGACGCCCAGGTCACCGAGGTGGCCGGCGGTCTGCTCCTCAACTGGGACGTGCGCGCCTCCGATCTCGAACTGAACACCGCGCGTGCGATGTTCGACTATTACGTGCTGCTCCTCGGACTGCTCGTCGACGGCGAGTGGGATGTGCCGGCGCCCGACCCGCTTCCCGCTGAGGTTCGCGCGCAACGCCTTTCGGTGGAGTCCGCACTACCCGAGACCGACACCTTCGACGGAACCCTGCACGGCACGGTGTTCGCACGCGCCGCCGAGCGCGCCGACGCGCCCGCCGTCATCACCGACGACCGCACCTGGACCCACGCCGAGCTCGCCGACGAGGCGCGCAGGGTGGCCGGCGCCCTCACCGCATCCGGGGTCCGCGCCGGCGACACCGTGATCACCCATCTCCCCAAGGGCGGCGATCAGGTCGTCGCTGCACTCGGTGCCCTGGCCGTCGGCGCCGCATACGTTCCCATCGCACCGACGCAACCCGCTGCCCGACGCGAGCGGATCGTCACCGTCGCGACGCCCGCCGCCGTCCTCACCCGCGACACCTCGTCCTGGATCGGCTGCGAGGCAAACGTTCTCGACATCACGGCCGCGCGCGGCGCGGCACCCGCCGACCCCGTCGAGGTCACCGGTGACGCGCTCGCCTACGTGCTGTTCACCTCCGGGTCCACCGGTCTGCCGAAGGGCGTGCAGGTGCCGCACCGCGCCGCGGTCGCGACCATCACCGACCTGGTCGACCGTTACGACCTGGGCGCCGATGATCGCAGCCTGCAGGTGTCGTCGCTGGAGTTCGATCTGTCCGTCTTCGACATCTTCGGACTGCTCGCCGTCGGCGGTGCCGTCGTGGTGCCCGGTGACGACGAGCAGACCAAGGTCGACGACTGGGCACGCCTGCTCACCGAACACTCGGTGACCGCGCTGAACTGCGTACCGTCGATCCTGGGCATGATCCTCGACATCGCCCCGCTGCCCTCGTCGTTGCGCATGGTCATCATGGGTGGCGACAAGGTCGACGTCTCGCTGCTCGATCGAGTCCACGCCCAGCTCCCGGACTGCCGTGTCGCGGGCCTCGGCGGTACCACCGAGACCGCGATCCACTCCACGATCTGTGAATCCGCCGACGTACCCGCCGGGATGGCGTTCGTGCCCTACGGGATTCCGCTGCGCGGCGTCCGTTGCCGCGTCGTCGACGAGACCGGTCGCGACCGCCCCGACCTCGTGCCCGGCGAGTTGTGGATCGGCGGTGCAGGGGTGGCCGACGGCTACCGCGGCGACCCCGAACGCACCGCCGACCGCTTCGTCGTCCACGAGGGCCAGAAGTGGTATCGCACCGGCGATCTCGCCCGCTACCTGCCCGGCGGATTCCTCGACTTCCTCGGTCGCGCCGACCACATGGTCAAGGTGCGGGGCTATCGCGTCGAACTCGGCGAGGTCGAGGCCGGCCTGCTCGGCCTGCCGGAAGTGGCTGCCGCCGTGGCCTGGTCGGACGGACGTGACCTGCGGGCGGCCGTGGTCCTCGCCGATTCGGTGGCCGCCGATCCGGTCACCGACGAAGCAGCTGTCCGCTCCGCCCTGGCGCACACGCTTCCGCCGCACATGGTCCCGCGCTCCGTCACCGTCCTGGACGCCCTGCCGCTCACCTCGAACGGCAAGTACGACCGCAAGGCGATCGCCGCACTCGTCGACACCTCAGACGATGCGGCCGACGCCGTGGCACCGCGCAATGCGGTCGAGGAAGCGCTGGTCCTGATCTTCGGCGAGGTCATCTCGGCCCGGCCGATCGGCGTCACCGACGATTTCATCTCGCTCGGCGGCGACTCGGTACAGGCCACCCGCGTGGTGGCACTGACACGGCGGTGGCTCGACGCCCCGGGACTGTCGGTGGCCGACATCTTCACCCACCGGACCGTCGCCGGTCTCGCCGACCGGCTCGTCGAACTCGACGGTCCGCGCGCGACACACGTCGCCCAGACGCTCCTCGACATCATGCAACTCACCGACGAACAGGTCGACGCCGAGATCGCGCGCGATCAGACGCAACGGACACCGGCGTCCACGGCAGCAGACATCACCACAGCGAAGGCACCATGA
- a CDS encoding exodeoxyribonuclease III has product MRIATWNVNSIRARSESVVAWAENAGVDVLAMQETKCHDDAFPLMSFLAAGYDVAHVGQGAYNGVAIASRVGLDEVEIAFDGVPTQLVDGQPIREARAISARCAGIRVWSLYIPNGRTPDDPHYTYKLAWLDALSSHIALRMAHDPAAETMLAGDWNVAQTDDDVWDREYFEGRTHVTAPERAAIQAFLDGGLVDSALPYAPGYTFWDYTQLRFPRNEGMRIDYALCSPALDTRVIGAQVDRDARKAKGASDHAPVVFDLAD; this is encoded by the coding sequence ATGAGGATCGCCACATGGAACGTGAACTCCATTCGCGCACGATCGGAGTCGGTCGTCGCGTGGGCGGAGAACGCCGGCGTCGACGTCCTCGCGATGCAGGAGACCAAGTGCCATGACGACGCCTTCCCGCTGATGAGCTTCCTCGCCGCCGGATACGACGTCGCCCACGTCGGGCAGGGTGCCTACAACGGCGTCGCGATCGCATCGCGGGTCGGGCTCGACGAGGTCGAGATCGCATTCGACGGGGTCCCCACCCAGCTTGTCGACGGACAGCCGATCCGGGAGGCCCGCGCGATCTCCGCACGGTGCGCGGGAATCCGGGTGTGGAGTCTGTACATCCCCAACGGTCGAACCCCCGACGACCCGCACTACACCTACAAACTCGCCTGGCTCGACGCGCTGAGCAGTCACATCGCATTACGTATGGCCCACGACCCGGCGGCCGAGACCATGCTCGCCGGCGACTGGAACGTCGCACAGACCGATGACGACGTCTGGGACCGGGAGTATTTCGAGGGACGGACCCACGTGACGGCCCCGGAACGCGCTGCCATACAGGCATTCCTCGACGGCGGGCTCGTCGACTCCGCGTTGCCGTACGCCCCTGGATACACGTTCTGGGATTACACGCAGCTGAGGTTTCCCCGCAACGAGGGCATGCGCATCGACTACGCCCTGTGTTCGCCCGCGCTCGATACCCGCGTGATCGGTGCGCAAGTCGACCGAGACGCCCGAAAAGCCAAGGGCGCCAGCGACCACGCACCGGTCGTGTTCGACCTCGCCGATTGA